A region of Candidatus Liberibacter africanus PTSAPSY DNA encodes the following proteins:
- a CDS encoding outer membrane protein: MMGFVSKKFVSSPINTLLCSGLFLGFMSSTVMADNYYYPGPSRAEFSNSNFSRFQGLYIGSDFVKNDSNASFNFRNLVMRNISVGYDGQDGSLVYGLSSNLEGNFLNKDTDLNNLSATFLLRTGFTFDNSNSTIFQNTLVYGFGGFRVKDISNVKNIRGFIPRPTSDTVLGVGIEKKIASMFSVRAEYSFSSPYNQLQYSSWKNVGVSTGVVVRF; encoded by the coding sequence ATGATGGGTTTTGTAAGCAAAAAGTTTGTTAGCAGTCCAATTAATACATTATTATGTAGTGGATTGTTTTTAGGTTTTATGTCTTCTACTGTAATGGCTGATAATTATTACTATCCTGGCCCTTCTAGAGCAGAATTCTCTAATTCAAATTTCTCAAGGTTTCAGGGATTATATATTGGTTCGGATTTTGTTAAAAATGATTCCAATGCTTCTTTTAATTTCCGCAACCTTGTTATGAGAAATATTTCTGTCGGTTATGATGGTCAAGATGGAAGTTTGGTTTATGGTTTATCTTCTAATTTGGAAGGTAACTTTTTAAACAAGGACACCGATCTTAATAATTTATCTGCTACGTTCTTATTACGTACTGGTTTTACTTTTGATAATTCAAATTCTACTATTTTCCAAAACACTCTTGTTTATGGATTTGGAGGGTTTCGTGTAAAAGATATTTCAAATGTTAAAAATATACGAGGCTTTATACCACGTCCTACATCAGATACAGTTTTAGGTGTTGGAATTGAAAAGAAAATAGCAAGTATGTTCTCAGTTCGTGCTGAATATAGTTTCTCATCTCCATATAATCAGTTGCAATATAGTTCATGGAAAAACGTAGGAGTATCAACAGGTGTAGTTGTTCGTTTTTAA
- a CDS encoding tail fiber domain-containing protein: MGEVWTSRLAPLALQNLVAHAKTPGHIVYTADSNQYATAFLSSFMRELLSCNDDSALHRAIFKNGVKFYRDSQKIVEFMDDGDIMCYKYQKTVWQGIRQAQHTADNAENMYIKKTKVSNMQRGPGYIHFDTDRGPVGCSYFISDERLKNIHGKSSVSALESIEKLKFIDFNYIPEIGMDPLVRHKIGFSANNLQEVNKSFVDTIGDYLTPNPSFILPYLAKAVQELSQEVIKLRNIIDKKT; encoded by the coding sequence ATGGGAGAAGTTTGGACATCGCGTTTAGCGCCTCTTGCTTTGCAAAATTTAGTCGCTCATGCGAAAACACCGGGCCATATTGTTTATACTGCTGATAGTAATCAATATGCTACAGCTTTTCTTTCTTCCTTTATGCGAGAATTATTATCTTGTAATGATGATTCAGCATTGCATCGAGCTATTTTTAAAAATGGTGTTAAATTTTATAGAGATTCCCAGAAGATTGTCGAATTTATGGATGATGGGGATATCATGTGCTATAAGTACCAAAAAACGGTATGGCAAGGAATAAGACAAGCTCAACATACAGCTGATAACGCAGAAAATATGTATATAAAAAAGACGAAAGTTTCTAATATGCAGCGAGGTCCAGGATATATTCATTTCGATACTGACCGTGGTCCTGTGGGCTGTAGTTATTTTATATCTGATGAGCGATTAAAAAATATACATGGAAAATCATCTGTTTCTGCGCTAGAAAGCATTGAAAAATTAAAATTTATCGATTTCAACTATATTCCTGAAATTGGAATGGATCCTTTAGTCCGACATAAGATTGGTTTTTCGGCAAATAATCTACAAGAAGTCAATAAATCGTTTGTTGATACCATTGGCGATTATTTGACTCCTAATCCATCTTTTATTCTTCCTTATCTAGCAAAAGCCGTACAAGAACTTTCACAAGAAGTAATAAAATTACGTAATATTATTGATAAAAAAACATGA
- a CDS encoding tail fiber domain-containing protein, with protein sequence MGKQSAPAAPDPKDIYSVQSSENIVNSLINSSRENMDQITPDGILRYKQDGVDKVVDPLIGREVSIPHYVQSYSLHPQQQEIYNRKNMNNLLLSDLLTRRITDILPDNINTNTTQFSAIPHTQDNNLPERETISSDEEKKILYDYPTVENQQYEKALLDRLQPLLQKDREDLETKLYNQGVMPGSVSWNRAIDETNRKLNDARLSTILKTSEEQERVDNMQARRAYFHNLAQAQRAQQKIAQRQQAFHEILSLMQGITSPKISIPFKNPTPIVPIDYAGIAQDSYRNKLAEWKEQKKEFYDILNMGNQLAPLISDRRMKRDIKPVANLYQYRYVSDPANIQRIGVMAQEINKIRPYSVIENHQGIQSVDYGRLFNIAQIRRKNKKRSA encoded by the coding sequence ATGGGTAAACAATCCGCACCTGCAGCTCCTGATCCTAAAGATATTTATTCTGTGCAATCATCGGAAAATATTGTTAATTCTCTGATTAATTCAAGTAGAGAAAACATGGATCAGATTACACCAGATGGTATCTTGCGGTATAAACAAGATGGTGTAGACAAGGTGGTTGATCCTTTAATCGGTCGTGAAGTATCTATTCCACATTACGTTCAGAGTTATTCATTGCATCCTCAACAACAAGAGATTTATAATCGAAAAAACATGAATAATCTTTTGTTGTCAGATCTCTTGACGCGGCGGATAACAGATATTCTTCCTGACAACATCAACACTAATACCACACAATTTTCTGCTATTCCTCATACTCAGGACAATAATTTACCAGAACGAGAAACTATTTCTTCCGATGAAGAGAAAAAAATTCTCTATGATTATCCTACAGTTGAAAATCAGCAATATGAAAAGGCCTTGTTAGATCGATTACAGCCGTTATTGCAAAAAGATCGCGAAGACTTGGAAACAAAACTATATAATCAGGGGGTTATGCCAGGATCTGTTTCTTGGAATAGGGCAATAGATGAAACAAATAGAAAGCTCAATGATGCACGTCTATCCACAATTTTAAAAACTTCTGAGGAACAAGAGCGTGTAGATAATATGCAAGCTAGACGCGCTTATTTTCATAATCTTGCGCAAGCACAAAGAGCACAGCAAAAAATAGCTCAAAGACAGCAAGCATTTCATGAAATTCTATCTCTTATGCAAGGTATTACTTCACCTAAAATTTCTATTCCTTTTAAAAATCCTACACCTATAGTTCCCATTGATTATGCAGGAATAGCTCAAGATTCATATCGTAATAAATTAGCAGAATGGAAGGAACAGAAAAAAGAGTTCTATGATATACTCAATATGGGCAATCAATTAGCGCCTCTTATTTCTGATCGTCGAATGAAACGCGATATCAAGCCCGTGGCAAATCTATATCAATATCGATATGTATCAGATCCGGCAAATATCCAAAGAATTGGTGTGATGGCACAAGAAATCAATAAAATTCGCCCATATTCCGTTATTGAAAATCATCAAGGGATACAATCTGTTGATTATGGTCGGCTCTTTAATATTGCTCAAATACGGAGAAAAAACAAAAAAAGATCTGCATGA
- a CDS encoding phage adaptor protein — translation MAKDYSSLLIDVSHYSEKRGFTYLFKDFLHRIEVKINRELRLREMEKKAFLSLVEGSVTLPDDYIEIRFLHDNKGNKLDHLPLSISLKKQKGYIITADSICVLPAVSEDVVLYYYSCIPPLTENNPVNWLLHRAPDLYLYGLVEEIALWEQKIDKAATAGSLFQQSIKKLQQNDTRLRWADTTLNRGRLTP, via the coding sequence ATGGCAAAAGATTATTCTTCTTTATTAATTGATGTGAGTCATTATTCAGAAAAAAGAGGATTTACGTATCTTTTTAAGGATTTTCTGCATAGAATAGAGGTAAAAATCAATCGTGAATTGCGTTTGCGTGAAATGGAAAAAAAGGCATTTCTTTCTCTCGTGGAAGGATCGGTTACACTGCCAGATGATTATATAGAAATTCGTTTTCTTCATGATAATAAGGGAAATAAATTAGATCATCTTCCTTTGAGTATTTCATTGAAAAAGCAAAAAGGATACATCATTACCGCAGATTCAATTTGCGTTTTGCCTGCTGTGTCTGAGGATGTTGTGCTATATTATTATTCCTGCATTCCACCTTTGACAGAAAATAATCCTGTCAATTGGTTATTACATAGAGCTCCAGATCTTTATCTCTATGGTTTGGTAGAAGAAATTGCTTTATGGGAACAAAAAATTGATAAAGCTGCTACTGCGGGTTCTTTGTTCCAGCAGTCTATCAAAAAATTACAGCAAAATGATACTCGTTTACGTTGGGCTGATACTACGTTAAATCGTGGTAGATTAACTCCATGA
- a CDS encoding portal protein, translating into MSSYDPKINFSNKISHLIADAEKMLAERQQSYIRSQEYYNGIMRDVTSVAGHSSVVSCDLRAAIRKIMPSVCRVLLNGHKFVEYSPIRQGDEKMASAASDYVNHIIFPEAKGRDSVENAIYDALLSGIGILTWRYELQELCTTTLHTGLDEQSFITLIKDPDIEVLEHSQREDEGEKVHDIRIRRKYSQGKVCIDAVPPDEFLIHPSAVDIEKSPIVGRKLYLTRSDLISMGYDRQHINSLPAAFSSNTENIWQFQQCHNADKALEVIEYYELYVTIDYDDDGIAELRRVIMAGGTGQDNILVNEEWDEVPFTCLRAIRAPHCFVGESLSESIIEIQKIKTVLLRQTLDNLYWQNQPQTIVQEGAIVDPESVLNPQFGKPIRVAPGMDVRSVLGIHSVPMIADKSFSMLHYLDQELVDRTGISNVSSGLSPEILKNMTATATSLIEQSSIGQVELIVRTLAQGLEMLFRGLLRLIIQHQDKVRMVRLRDQWVSFDPRYWNADMDAKVNIGLGSGNREKDIMMVSHLLSLQKEIMATFGINNPFVSAANLYNGIACLAEAIGVQNVNEYFNKPDLEKPFTADSNDEKIQNLQFEQVLSYNRLQADMELKRVKIQAEIDLKRQKLEAEYLLEKKKNCSCSKSCQD; encoded by the coding sequence ATGAGCAGTTATGATCCAAAAATAAATTTTTCAAATAAAATATCGCATCTTATTGCTGATGCAGAAAAAATGCTGGCAGAAAGACAACAATCCTATATTCGTTCACAAGAGTATTATAATGGAATTATGCGGGATGTGACTTCTGTTGCAGGCCATTCTTCTGTTGTATCGTGTGATTTGCGTGCTGCAATTCGTAAAATTATGCCTTCTGTTTGTAGAGTACTTCTGAATGGACATAAATTTGTTGAGTATTCTCCTATACGACAAGGAGACGAAAAAATGGCTAGTGCTGCAAGTGATTATGTTAATCATATCATCTTTCCAGAAGCAAAAGGACGTGATTCCGTTGAAAATGCTATCTATGATGCTTTATTGTCCGGAATCGGTATTTTAACTTGGCGATATGAATTGCAAGAACTGTGCACGACAACTTTACATACTGGTCTTGATGAGCAGTCTTTTATTACGTTAATAAAAGATCCTGATATAGAGGTTTTAGAACACTCTCAAAGAGAAGATGAAGGAGAAAAGGTTCACGATATTCGTATTAGGCGTAAATATTCTCAAGGAAAAGTGTGTATTGATGCTGTTCCACCTGATGAATTCCTCATTCATCCTAGCGCAGTTGATATTGAAAAAAGTCCTATTGTTGGGCGTAAATTATATCTTACACGTTCTGATCTTATTTCTATGGGATATGACCGCCAACATATTAATAGTTTACCTGCGGCATTTTCAAGCAATACTGAAAATATATGGCAATTCCAACAATGTCATAATGCTGATAAAGCTCTTGAAGTGATTGAATACTATGAATTATATGTCACTATTGATTATGATGACGATGGAATTGCAGAATTGCGTCGAGTGATCATGGCGGGTGGCACAGGACAGGATAATATTCTTGTTAATGAAGAATGGGATGAAGTACCTTTTACATGTTTGCGCGCTATCCGTGCGCCACATTGTTTTGTTGGTGAAAGTTTATCGGAATCTATTATCGAAATTCAAAAAATAAAAACTGTTTTATTACGGCAGACACTAGATAATCTTTACTGGCAAAATCAACCACAAACAATTGTTCAAGAAGGAGCAATTGTTGATCCAGAAAGTGTACTCAATCCACAATTTGGAAAGCCTATTCGAGTCGCACCAGGAATGGATGTTCGTAGTGTATTGGGCATCCATAGTGTGCCAATGATCGCAGATAAATCTTTTTCAATGTTGCATTATTTAGATCAAGAATTAGTAGATCGTACGGGTATTTCGAATGTCTCTTCTGGATTATCTCCAGAAATATTGAAGAATATGACTGCGACTGCTACATCTTTGATAGAACAAAGTAGTATAGGGCAAGTAGAGCTTATTGTGCGTACATTAGCGCAAGGATTAGAAATGCTCTTCCGAGGGTTGTTGCGGTTGATTATTCAGCATCAAGATAAGGTCAGAATGGTCAGACTCCGTGATCAATGGGTTTCATTTGATCCTCGATATTGGAATGCAGACATGGATGCAAAGGTCAATATAGGCTTAGGATCAGGAAATCGTGAGAAAGATATTATGATGGTCTCACATCTCTTATCTCTCCAAAAAGAAATTATGGCAACATTTGGGATCAACAATCCTTTTGTATCTGCTGCTAACTTATATAATGGTATTGCATGTCTTGCTGAAGCGATCGGAGTACAAAATGTTAATGAGTACTTTAACAAACCGGATTTAGAAAAACCTTTTACTGCTGATTCTAACGATGAAAAAATTCAAAATTTACAATTTGAACAAGTTCTTTCTTATAATCGTTTACAAGCAGATATGGAATTAAAGCGAGTAAAAATACAGGCGGAAATAGACTTAAAAAGACAAAAATTGGAAGCAGAATATTTACTAGAAAAAAAGAAAAATTGCAGTTGTAGCAAGTCTTGCCAGGATTAA
- a CDS encoding terminase large subunit domain-containing protein, with protein MAMLQKLKKQRNFRRLEFYNPYEKQKDFHKIGKIARERLFMAGNQLGKTLAGAAEAAMHLTGCYPSWWVGHRFLQQIVMVAGSVSYELTRDGIQRLLLGEPMSPDQQGSGMIPASNILNLTRRSNVAGACNTVTVRHISGGVSVLLLKAYEQGRDKWQSNTVNYVWFDEEPPEDVYFEGLTRVNATQGLVALTLTPLKGRSNIIEHYLSSSSQDRQVIRMTIDETPHYDEKEKRRIINSYPLHERKARTSGEPILGSGRIFPIVEEDIVTNSFEIPEHWVQIGGMDFGWHHPFAAVHLVWNRDSDTIYVVKNYRCREQTPIFHAASLKSWGNWFPWAWPHDGLQHDKGSGEQLAVQYRQQGMKMLPEWATFDDGSNGVEAGISDMLDRMRSGRWKVFAECQEWLDEFRQYHRRDGRVIKEKDDLICASRYALMMKRFAVSKPKHSSWKYVPRKVI; from the coding sequence ATGGCTATGCTCCAAAAATTAAAAAAACAAAGGAATTTTCGTAGGCTTGAATTCTATAACCCTTATGAAAAACAAAAAGATTTTCATAAGATAGGGAAAATAGCACGAGAACGTCTTTTCATGGCTGGAAATCAACTCGGAAAAACTTTGGCTGGTGCTGCTGAAGCTGCAATGCATCTAACAGGTTGTTATCCTTCATGGTGGGTAGGGCATCGTTTTTTACAACAAATCGTAATGGTGGCGGGTTCTGTATCATATGAATTAACACGAGATGGTATTCAACGTCTCTTATTAGGAGAGCCTATGTCTCCAGATCAACAGGGAAGTGGCATGATTCCTGCAAGTAATATCCTTAATTTAACACGGCGTTCAAATGTTGCAGGGGCATGTAATACGGTAACTGTTAGACATATATCTGGAGGAGTATCGGTTTTATTATTGAAAGCATATGAACAGGGTAGAGATAAATGGCAGTCAAATACCGTTAATTATGTATGGTTCGATGAGGAGCCACCAGAAGATGTATATTTTGAAGGACTTACGCGTGTTAATGCAACACAAGGATTGGTTGCTCTAACACTAACACCCTTAAAAGGACGATCTAATATTATTGAGCATTATCTCTCATCTTCTTCACAAGATCGACAAGTTATCCGCATGACTATTGATGAAACGCCCCATTATGATGAGAAAGAAAAAAGAAGAATTATTAATAGTTATCCTCTTCATGAAAGGAAGGCTAGAACAAGTGGAGAACCTATCTTGGGATCTGGACGTATTTTCCCTATTGTAGAGGAAGATATTGTCACCAATTCTTTTGAGATTCCAGAACATTGGGTGCAAATAGGAGGTATGGATTTTGGATGGCATCATCCTTTTGCTGCTGTACATCTTGTCTGGAATCGGGATTCGGATACTATATACGTCGTTAAAAATTATCGATGTCGAGAGCAAACCCCGATATTTCATGCAGCATCATTGAAATCTTGGGGAAATTGGTTTCCTTGGGCTTGGCCTCATGATGGACTGCAGCATGATAAAGGCTCAGGTGAACAATTAGCAGTGCAATATCGTCAACAAGGTATGAAAATGTTGCCAGAATGGGCAACATTTGATGATGGAAGTAATGGCGTTGAAGCAGGGATATCAGATATGTTAGATCGTATGCGATCGGGGCGTTGGAAGGTATTTGCAGAATGTCAAGAATGGTTGGATGAATTTCGTCAATACCATCGCCGTGATGGACGTGTCATCAAAGAAAAAGATGATCTCATATGTGCTAGCCGATATGCGTTGATGATGAAACGTTTCGCTGTTTCCAAGCCGAAACATTCTTCCTGGAAATATGTTCCAAGAAAAGTGATATGA
- a CDS encoding helix-turn-helix domain-containing protein — translation MPRRKKNNLCLADDTILRERMIFVQNFRNTRKKAKMTQKAIKECTGFAQSWISELETGKSTINIDNMIILAHILDTPLWKLLKP, via the coding sequence ATGCCACGGCGTAAAAAAAATAATTTATGTCTTGCAGATGATACAATACTTCGTGAGAGAATGATTTTTGTACAAAATTTTCGAAATACTCGAAAAAAGGCAAAAATGACCCAAAAAGCAATTAAAGAGTGCACTGGTTTTGCTCAATCATGGATTAGTGAATTAGAAACAGGAAAGTCTACAATTAACATTGATAATATGATTATCCTAGCCCATATTTTAGATACCCCTTTGTGGAAATTATTAAAGCCTTAG